A single Oryctolagus cuniculus chromosome 16, mOryCun1.1, whole genome shotgun sequence DNA region contains:
- the SLC25A42 gene encoding mitochondrial coenzyme A transporter SLC25A42, with the protein MGSGVKEGSVALREDAQAVLPSPVSSKSDHRQVLSSLLSGALAGALAKTAVAPLDRTKIIFQVSSKRFSAKEAFRLLYFTYLNEGFLSLWRGNSATMVRVVPYAAIQFSAHEEYKRVLGRYYGFRGEALPPWPRLLAGALAGTTAASLTYPLDLVRARMAVTPKEMYSNIFHVFIRISREEGLKTLYHGFTPTVLGVIPYAGLSFFTYETLKSLHREYSGRRQPYPFERMIFGACAGLIGQSASYPLDVVRRRMQTAGVTGHPRASIVGTLRTIVREEGAVRGLYKGLSMNWLKGPIAVGISFTTFDLTQILLRRLQS; encoded by the exons AGTGACCACAGGCAAGTGCTCAGCTCCCTCCTGTCCGGGGCCCTGGCCGGCGCCCTCGCCAAGACGGCGGTAGCTCCCCTGGACCGAACCAAAATCATCTTCCAAG TGTCTTCTAAACGGTTTTCTGCCAAG GAGGCCTTCCGGCTCCTCTACTTCACCTACCTCAACGAGGGCTTCCTGAGCCTGTGGCGCGGGAACTCGGCCACCATGGTGCGCGTGGTGCCCTACGCCGCCATCCAGTTCAGCGCGCACGAGGAGTACAAGCGGGTCCTGGGCCGCTACTACGGCTTCCGTGGAGA AGCCCTGCCGCCTTGGCCTCGCCTCCTCGCTGGCGCCCTGGCCGGGACCACGGCCGCTTCCCTGACGTACCCCCTGGACCTGGTCAGAGCCCGCATGGCCGTGACCCCAAAGGAGAT GTACAGCAACATCTTCCACGTGTTCATCCGCATCTCCCGGGAAGAGGGGCTGAAGACCCTGTACCACGGCTTCACGCCCACCGTGCTGGGGGTCATCCCCTACGCGGGGCTCAGCTTCTTCACCTACGAGACCCTCAAGAGCCTGCACCGCG AGTACAGCGGCCGCCGGCAGCCCTACCCCTTCGAGCGCATGATCTTCGGGGCCTGCGCCGGCCTCATCGGGCAGTCGGCCTCGTACCCGCTCGACGTGGTGCGGCGGCGCATGCAGACGGCGGGCGTCACGGGCCACCCGCGCGCCTCCATCGTGGGCACGCTGCGCACCATCGTGCGGGAGGAGGGCGCCGTGCGCGGCCTGTACAAGGGCCTGAGCATGAACTGGCTCAAGGGCCCCATCGCCGTGGGCATCAGCTTCACCACCTTCGACCTCACGCAGATCCTGCTGCGGCGCCTGCAGAGCTAG
- the TMEM161A gene encoding transmembrane protein 161A isoform X2, with amino-acid sequence MHRLAPHCSFARWLLCSGSLFRYKHPSEEELRALAGRQRPRGRRERWAHGLDDEKPLSVPRDAPFQLQTCPLTAVDALVLRFFLEYQWFVDFAVYSGGVYVFTELYYYVLGPAKEANIALFWCLLTVAFSIKMFLTVTRLYFSAEEGGERSVCLAFAFLFLMLAMLVQVVREETLELGLEPGLASMTRSLEPLLQDQGWDWALPVAKLAIRVGLAAAGSVLGAFLTFPGLRLAQTHRDALTMSEHRPLLQLLLHTSFLSPVIILWLWTRPIARDFLQQAPLGGASVSLLSDAAFDSARLWVLVALCLLRLAVTRPHLQAYLCLAKARVEQLRKEAGRIEAREIQRRVVRVYCYVTVVSLQYLTPLILTLNCTLLLKSLGGYSWGLGPAPPLSPAPPALSAEPLGPGEDEARETAARIAGALGGLLSPLLLRGLLAFLIWWTAACQLLSSLFGLYFHQHLAGS; translated from the exons ATGCACCGGCTGGCCCCACACTGCTCCTTTGCAAGGTGGCTGCTCTGCAGTGGCAG TTTGTTCCGGTACAAGCACCCGTCCGAGGAGGAGCTCCGGGCCCTGgcggggaggcagaggcccaggggccGGAGGGAGCG GTGGGCCCACGGCCTAGATGATGAGAAGCCGCTGTCCGTGCCCCGCGACGCCCCGTTCCAGCTGCAGACCTGCCCGCTCACGGCCGTGGACGCCCTGG TCCTGCGCTTCTTCCTGGAGTACCAGTGGTTCGTGGACTTCGCCGTGTACTCGGGCGGCGTGTACGTCTTCACGGAGCTCTACTACTACGTGCTGGGCCCGGCCAAGGAGGCCAACATCGCCCTCTTCTGGTGCCTGCTCACCGTGGCCTTCTCCAT CAAGATGTTCCTGACGGTGACCCGGCTGTACTTCAGCGCCGAGGAGGGTGGGGAGCGCTCGGTCTGCCTCGCCTTCGCCTTCCTGTTCCTCATGCTGGCCATGCTGGTGCAGGTGGTGCGGGAGGAgaccctggagctgggcctggagccag gcctggccagcaTGACCCGGAGCTTGGAGCCACTTCTGCAGGACCAAGGCTGGGACTGGGC ACTGCCCGTGGCCAAGCTGGCCATCCGCGTGGGGCTGGCGGCCGCGGGTTCCGTGCTGGGCGCCTTCCTCACCTTCCCCGGGCTGCGGCTGGCTCAGACCCACAGGGACGCGCTCACCATGTCGGAGCACCGGCCGCTGCTGCA GTTGCTGCTGCACACCAGCTTCCTGTCCCCCGTGATCATCTTGTGGCTCTGGACCCGGCCCATCGCGCGGGACTTCCTGCAGCAGGCGCCCCTCGGCGGGGCGTCTGTCTCCCT GCTGTCGGACGCGGCCTTCGACTCGGCGCGCCTGTGGGTGCTGGTGGCGCTCTGCCTGCTGCGCCTGGCCGTCACGCGGCCCCACCTGCAGGCCTACCTGTGCCTGGCCAAAGCCCGCGTGGAGCAGCTGCGCAAGGAGGCCGGCCGCATCGAGGCCCGCGAGATCCAGCGGCGG GTGGTCCGCGTGTACTGCTACGTGACGGTGGTGAGCCTGCAGTACCTGACGCCGCTCATCCTCACGCTCAACTGCACGCTGCTGCTCAAGTCCTTag GTGGTTactcctggggcctgggccccgcccctccgctgtccccggccccgcccgccctcAGCGCCGAGCCGCTCGGCCCGGGGGAAGACGAGGCCCGGGAGACGGCGGCGCGCATCGCGGGCGCCCTGGGCGGGCTGCTCTCGCCGCTCCTCCTCCGCGGGCTCCTGGCCTTCCTCATCTGGTGGACGGCGGCCTGCCAGCTGCTGTCCAGCCTCTTCGGCCTCTACTTCCACCAGCACCTGGCCGGCTCCTAG
- the TMEM161A gene encoding transmembrane protein 161A isoform X1, which yields MAVLGVQLVVTLFTATLMHRLAPHCSFARWLLCSGSLFRYKHPSEEELRALAGRQRPRGRRERWAHGLDDEKPLSVPRDAPFQLQTCPLTAVDALVLRFFLEYQWFVDFAVYSGGVYVFTELYYYVLGPAKEANIALFWCLLTVAFSIKMFLTVTRLYFSAEEGGERSVCLAFAFLFLMLAMLVQVVREETLELGLEPGLASMTRSLEPLLQDQGWDWALPVAKLAIRVGLAAAGSVLGAFLTFPGLRLAQTHRDALTMSEHRPLLQLLLHTSFLSPVIILWLWTRPIARDFLQQAPLGGASVSLLSDAAFDSARLWVLVALCLLRLAVTRPHLQAYLCLAKARVEQLRKEAGRIEAREIQRRVVRVYCYVTVVSLQYLTPLILTLNCTLLLKSLGGYSWGLGPAPPLSPAPPALSAEPLGPGEDEARETAARIAGALGGLLSPLLLRGLLAFLIWWTAACQLLSSLFGLYFHQHLAGS from the exons ATG GCGGTCCTCGGCGTGCAGCTGGTGGTGACCTTGTTCACGGCCACGCTCATGCACCGGCTGGCCCCACACTGCTCCTTTGCAAGGTGGCTGCTCTGCAGTGGCAG TTTGTTCCGGTACAAGCACCCGTCCGAGGAGGAGCTCCGGGCCCTGgcggggaggcagaggcccaggggccGGAGGGAGCG GTGGGCCCACGGCCTAGATGATGAGAAGCCGCTGTCCGTGCCCCGCGACGCCCCGTTCCAGCTGCAGACCTGCCCGCTCACGGCCGTGGACGCCCTGG TCCTGCGCTTCTTCCTGGAGTACCAGTGGTTCGTGGACTTCGCCGTGTACTCGGGCGGCGTGTACGTCTTCACGGAGCTCTACTACTACGTGCTGGGCCCGGCCAAGGAGGCCAACATCGCCCTCTTCTGGTGCCTGCTCACCGTGGCCTTCTCCAT CAAGATGTTCCTGACGGTGACCCGGCTGTACTTCAGCGCCGAGGAGGGTGGGGAGCGCTCGGTCTGCCTCGCCTTCGCCTTCCTGTTCCTCATGCTGGCCATGCTGGTGCAGGTGGTGCGGGAGGAgaccctggagctgggcctggagccag gcctggccagcaTGACCCGGAGCTTGGAGCCACTTCTGCAGGACCAAGGCTGGGACTGGGC ACTGCCCGTGGCCAAGCTGGCCATCCGCGTGGGGCTGGCGGCCGCGGGTTCCGTGCTGGGCGCCTTCCTCACCTTCCCCGGGCTGCGGCTGGCTCAGACCCACAGGGACGCGCTCACCATGTCGGAGCACCGGCCGCTGCTGCA GTTGCTGCTGCACACCAGCTTCCTGTCCCCCGTGATCATCTTGTGGCTCTGGACCCGGCCCATCGCGCGGGACTTCCTGCAGCAGGCGCCCCTCGGCGGGGCGTCTGTCTCCCT GCTGTCGGACGCGGCCTTCGACTCGGCGCGCCTGTGGGTGCTGGTGGCGCTCTGCCTGCTGCGCCTGGCCGTCACGCGGCCCCACCTGCAGGCCTACCTGTGCCTGGCCAAAGCCCGCGTGGAGCAGCTGCGCAAGGAGGCCGGCCGCATCGAGGCCCGCGAGATCCAGCGGCGG GTGGTCCGCGTGTACTGCTACGTGACGGTGGTGAGCCTGCAGTACCTGACGCCGCTCATCCTCACGCTCAACTGCACGCTGCTGCTCAAGTCCTTag GTGGTTactcctggggcctgggccccgcccctccgctgtccccggccccgcccgccctcAGCGCCGAGCCGCTCGGCCCGGGGGAAGACGAGGCCCGGGAGACGGCGGCGCGCATCGCGGGCGCCCTGGGCGGGCTGCTCTCGCCGCTCCTCCTCCGCGGGCTCCTGGCCTTCCTCATCTGGTGGACGGCGGCCTGCCAGCTGCTGTCCAGCCTCTTCGGCCTCTACTTCCACCAGCACCTGGCCGGCTCCTAG
- the MEF2B gene encoding myocyte-specific enhancer factor 2B isoform X1, which translates to MGRKKIQISRILDQRNRQVTFTKRKFGLMKKAYELSVLCDCEIALIIFNSANRLFQYASTDMDRVLLKYTEYSEPHESRTNSDILETLRRRGVGLDGAELEPDEGSEGPGEKLRRLAGDGGDPALPRPRLYPVAPAMPGPDAVYGALPPPGCDPCALGEALPAQSRPSPFRPAAPKAGPPGLAHPLLAPPAHLASKTPPPPLYLGAPVSVRRAARGGCGGGCGEGAASVSPRPPARPQRSVYSSLQSPGPAAAPGPPLGSFPFLQAGPPEYSLGDPPPPPPGLLQPPTLLPWQSRADGPPVAPAQHSGGRSLGEEGPPPRGASPPTPAVNIKSERLSPAPGGPGDFAKPFPYPLLLARPGPSLRRLPSADAWPR; encoded by the exons ATGGGGAGGAAGAAAATCCAGATCTCGCGCATCCTGGACCAAAGAAACCGGCAG GTGACGTTCACCAAGCGCAAGTTCGGGCTGATGAAGAAGGCGTACGAGCTGAGCGTGCTGTGCGACTGCGAGATCGCCCTGATCATCTTCAACAGCGCCAACCGGCTGTTCCAGTACGCCAGCACCGACATGGACCGCGTGCTGCTCAAGTACACCGAGTACAGCGAGCCACACGAGAGCCGCACCAACTCCGACATCCTGGAG ACACTGAGACGCAGGGGCGTGGGCCTCGATGGGGCGGAACTGGAGCCCGACGAGGGCTCGGAGGGGCCCGGCGAGAAGCTGCGGAGGCTGGCGGGCGACGGGGGTGACCCAGCCTTGCCCAGGCCCCGGCTCTAC CCCGTGGCCCCGGCCATGCCCGGCCCGGACGCGGTCTACGGGGCTTTGCCCCCGCCGGGCTGCGACCCCTGCGCGCTGGGGGAGGCGCTGCCCGCCCAGAGCCGCCCGTCTCCCTTCCGACCCGCCGCGCCCAAAGCCGGGCCCCCAG gcctggcGCACCCTCTCCTGGCGCCCCCCGCCCACCTCGCCAGCaagacgccgccgccgccgctgtaCCTGGGCGCGCCGGTGAGTGTGCGCAGGGCGGCGCGGGGCGGCTGCGGGGGCggctgcggggagggggcggcctcagtttcccctcgtCCCCCCGCTCGCCCGCAGAGAAGCGTCTACAGCAGCCTGCAGAGCCCCGGCCCGGCCGCGGCCCCGGGACCCCCGCTGGGCAGCTTCCCCTTCCTCCAGGCAGGCCCCCCAG AGTACAGCCTGGGAgaccccccgccgccgccccccggCTTGCTGcagccccccaccctgctcccttgGCAGTCGAGGGCGGACGGACCCCCGGTCGCCCCCGCCCAGCACAG TGGGGGCCGCAGCCTGGGCGAGGAGGGACCCCCGCCCCGCGGCGCCTCCCCGCCGACCCCTGCGGTCAACATCAAGTCCGAGCGCCTCTCCCCGGCCCCCGGCGGCCCCGGCGACTTTGCCAAGCCCTTCCCGTACCCGCTGCTGctcgcccggcccggcccctcgCTGCGCCGGCTGCCCTCGGCGGACGCCTGGCCCCGGTAG
- the MEF2B gene encoding myocyte-specific enhancer factor 2B isoform X2, translated as MGRKKIQISRILDQRNRQVTFTKRKFGLMKKAYELSVLCDCEIALIIFNSANRLFQYASTDMDRVLLKYTEYSEPHESRTNSDILETLRRRGVGLDGAELEPDEGSEGPGEKLRRLAGDGGDPALPRPRLYPVAPAMPGPDAVYGALPPPGCDPCALGEALPAQSRPSPFRPAAPKAGPPGLAHPLLAPPAHLASKTPPPPLYLGAPRSVYSSLQSPGPAAAPGPPLGSFPFLQAGPPEYSLGDPPPPPPGLLQPPTLLPWQSRADGPPVAPAQHSGGRSLGEEGPPPRGASPPTPAVNIKSERLSPAPGGPGDFAKPFPYPLLLARPGPSLRRLPSADAWPR; from the exons ATGGGGAGGAAGAAAATCCAGATCTCGCGCATCCTGGACCAAAGAAACCGGCAG GTGACGTTCACCAAGCGCAAGTTCGGGCTGATGAAGAAGGCGTACGAGCTGAGCGTGCTGTGCGACTGCGAGATCGCCCTGATCATCTTCAACAGCGCCAACCGGCTGTTCCAGTACGCCAGCACCGACATGGACCGCGTGCTGCTCAAGTACACCGAGTACAGCGAGCCACACGAGAGCCGCACCAACTCCGACATCCTGGAG ACACTGAGACGCAGGGGCGTGGGCCTCGATGGGGCGGAACTGGAGCCCGACGAGGGCTCGGAGGGGCCCGGCGAGAAGCTGCGGAGGCTGGCGGGCGACGGGGGTGACCCAGCCTTGCCCAGGCCCCGGCTCTAC CCCGTGGCCCCGGCCATGCCCGGCCCGGACGCGGTCTACGGGGCTTTGCCCCCGCCGGGCTGCGACCCCTGCGCGCTGGGGGAGGCGCTGCCCGCCCAGAGCCGCCCGTCTCCCTTCCGACCCGCCGCGCCCAAAGCCGGGCCCCCAG gcctggcGCACCCTCTCCTGGCGCCCCCCGCCCACCTCGCCAGCaagacgccgccgccgccgctgtaCCTGGGCGCGCCG AGAAGCGTCTACAGCAGCCTGCAGAGCCCCGGCCCGGCCGCGGCCCCGGGACCCCCGCTGGGCAGCTTCCCCTTCCTCCAGGCAGGCCCCCCAG AGTACAGCCTGGGAgaccccccgccgccgccccccggCTTGCTGcagccccccaccctgctcccttgGCAGTCGAGGGCGGACGGACCCCCGGTCGCCCCCGCCCAGCACAG TGGGGGCCGCAGCCTGGGCGAGGAGGGACCCCCGCCCCGCGGCGCCTCCCCGCCGACCCCTGCGGTCAACATCAAGTCCGAGCGCCTCTCCCCGGCCCCCGGCGGCCCCGGCGACTTTGCCAAGCCCTTCCCGTACCCGCTGCTGctcgcccggcccggcccctcgCTGCGCCGGCTGCCCTCGGCGGACGCCTGGCCCCGGTAG